One genomic region from Lysobacterales bacterium encodes:
- a CDS encoding ABC transporter ATP-binding protein: protein MNTAVLDVRDLHVTLGSRPVLQGIDLRIEAGEFIALAGPNGSGKSSLLRCIAGLLPARRGTIGICGHAIHSDTAAARAKFGMAVDPAALPGLLTGRECLQLFARTRGLGEVPAASLDLAEALRYSAYLDRPVEEYSLGTRQKLAVLLGLIGEPPLLLLDEPLNGLDPPSAWALKRHLTDLAARGTAIVLATHAIELAERHVHRAVLLVEGRLRLDLDRAALAALRADPDRSLEAELVAAMGV from the coding sequence GTGAACACTGCCGTCCTCGACGTCCGCGACCTGCACGTGACGCTGGGCAGCCGTCCCGTGCTGCAGGGCATCGACCTGCGGATCGAGGCAGGTGAATTCATCGCTCTTGCGGGCCCCAACGGCTCGGGCAAGAGCAGTCTGCTGCGCTGCATCGCCGGGCTGCTGCCCGCGCGCCGCGGAACGATCGGCATCTGCGGCCATGCCATCCACAGCGACACCGCTGCGGCGCGTGCGAAGTTCGGCATGGCGGTGGATCCCGCCGCCCTGCCCGGCCTGCTGACGGGACGCGAATGCCTGCAGCTGTTCGCTCGCACGCGCGGGCTCGGCGAGGTGCCGGCCGCCTCGCTCGATCTCGCCGAAGCGCTGCGCTACAGCGCGTATCTCGATCGCCCGGTGGAGGAGTATTCCCTGGGCACGCGGCAGAAACTTGCGGTGCTGCTGGGCCTGATCGGCGAGCCTCCACTGCTGTTGCTCGATGAACCGCTGAATGGCCTTGACCCGCCCAGCGCCTGGGCGCTCAAGCGCCATCTCACGGACCTCGCGGCGCGCGGCACCGCCATCGTGCTGGCCACGCATGCGATCGAACTCGCCGAGCGTCATGTGCATCGTGCCGTGCTGCTGGTCGAGGGCCGGCTGCGGCTCGATCTGGACCGCGCCGCACTGGCCGCGCTGCGCGCTGACCCTGATCGCTCCCTGGAGGCCGAGCTGGTCGCCGCCATGGGGGTGTGA
- a CDS encoding YajQ family cyclic di-GMP-binding protein — MPSFDIVSEVDSHELTNAVDQASRELGKRFDFRGTSAAFELEDTTVKLRGDSEFQLQQLMDILRQRLTARSIDIRCLEPGEVETNVAGARQTVKIKQGIEQATAKKIVAAIKASGIKVDSQIQGDKLRVNGKKRDDLQAAIALLRKSDFELPLQFDNFRD; from the coding sequence ATGCCTTCCTTCGACATCGTGTCCGAAGTGGACAGCCACGAACTCACCAATGCCGTCGACCAGGCCAGCCGCGAGCTGGGCAAGCGTTTCGACTTCCGCGGCACATCCGCCGCCTTCGAGCTGGAGGACACGACTGTCAAGCTGCGCGGTGACAGCGAATTCCAGCTGCAGCAGCTGATGGACATCCTGCGTCAGCGTCTGACCGCGCGCAGCATCGATATCCGCTGTCTGGAGCCCGGCGAGGTCGAGACCAATGTCGCCGGCGCTCGGCAGACGGTGAAGATCAAGCAGGGCATCGAGCAGGCCACGGCCAAGAAGATCGTCGCCGCCATCAAGGCCAGCGGCATCAAGGTCGACAGCCAGATCCAGGGCGACAAGCTGCGCGTCAACGGCAAGAAGCGCGACGACCTGCAGGCGGCGATCGCGCTGCTGCGCAAGAGCGACTTCGAACTGCCGCTGCAGTTCGACAATTTCCGCGATTGA
- the yidD gene encoding membrane protein insertion efficiency factor YidD, whose product MRQPLILLLRGYKRFISPLLGQHCRFHPSCSEYSMQAIERFGAVRGSWLTARRLARCQPLCDGGHDPVPETWPGRGEHRRCRCGEPESQEPEREHGAASPSPPDSNDYRRCASC is encoded by the coding sequence GTGCGTCAACCCCTGATCCTACTCCTGCGGGGCTACAAGCGATTCATCAGCCCCCTGCTCGGCCAGCATTGCCGTTTCCATCCCAGCTGCTCGGAGTACTCGATGCAGGCGATCGAGCGCTTCGGCGCCGTGCGCGGAAGCTGGCTGACCGCGCGTCGGCTGGCGCGCTGCCAGCCCTTGTGCGACGGTGGCCACGATCCCGTTCCGGAGACGTGGCCCGGGCGCGGCGAGCATCGCCGCTGTCGCTGCGGCGAGCCCGAATCGCAGGAGCCCGAACGCGAACACGGCGCTGCATCCCCTTCGCCACCCGACTCGAACGACTACCGCCGATGCGCTTCCTGCTGA
- a CDS encoding M23 family metallopeptidase — protein sequence MRFLLSLLLLLCAPLLRAGPIPERLPQGGTAIVQLAPGERAELDGRVLKVSPEGWLVFGVGREATGELQFVRIARSGARHAQSIRIVPRDFRIERVNGLPQQTVTPDPAIAERIAREQAAVAKARERDDARIDFAAGFVRPIEGGRISGVYGSQRILNGEPRAPHMGLDIAVPTGTPIHAPASGIVSFVGPDLFLTGGTVLLDHGHGLSSSFLHLSRIDVREGQRIERGETLGAVGATGRASGPHLHWGLNWFETRLDPALLLP from the coding sequence ATGCGCTTCCTGCTGAGCCTGCTCCTTCTGCTGTGCGCGCCGCTGCTGCGCGCGGGACCGATCCCCGAGCGACTGCCACAGGGCGGCACGGCCATCGTGCAGCTCGCGCCCGGCGAACGGGCGGAGCTCGACGGCCGCGTGCTGAAGGTCTCGCCCGAAGGCTGGCTGGTGTTCGGCGTCGGCCGAGAGGCGACCGGCGAGCTGCAGTTTGTGCGCATCGCGCGGTCCGGCGCGCGCCATGCGCAGAGCATCCGCATCGTGCCGCGCGACTTCCGCATCGAGCGCGTCAACGGGCTGCCGCAGCAGACGGTGACGCCGGATCCAGCCATCGCCGAGCGCATCGCCCGCGAGCAGGCGGCCGTGGCCAAGGCGCGCGAGCGCGATGACGCGCGCATCGATTTCGCGGCAGGTTTCGTGCGCCCCATCGAGGGCGGCAGGATCAGCGGCGTCTACGGCAGCCAGCGCATCCTGAACGGCGAGCCGCGCGCGCCGCATATGGGCCTCGACATCGCCGTGCCCACCGGTACACCGATCCACGCGCCAGCGTCCGGCATCGTCAGCTTCGTCGGGCCGGATCTGTTTCTGACCGGCGGCACGGTGCTGCTCGACCACGGCCATGGCCTGTCTTCGAGCTTCCTACATCTGTCGCGCATCGATGTCCGCGAAGGCCAGCGCATCGAACGCGGCGAGACCCTCGGCGCCGTCGGCGCCACCGGTCGCGCCTCGGGCCCGCACCTGCACTGGGGCCTCAACTGGTTCGAGACCCGACTCGATCCGGCCCTGCTGCTGCCCTGA
- a CDS encoding DUF885 family protein: MRRTRLAAALLCALLAPAAALGAPSLPSEALVPPASEHAPSAQLLAPQIQRFRADLAAIEHVNDIAWGEARRRALGELYAGWLTHLDGMDFEDLGLEDRIDWILFRGELQQRQRELAFERTRLAEAAPLLPEVVGLIELAEARRALQQADGRSSAGVLERARAALADLDARIEAKDAELSKLSPAVAHRAARVLDATHRALKDWHAHQDGYDPDFTHWVSQPWQALDAQLPKTAELIRKRLAGVDNPEVIIGDPIGRDALIAALTAERIPYTPEQLVEISRRELAWCREEMQKAAREMGFDDWREALEAVKQKSPPVGQQPQLVVELAREAIDYLTEHQLVTVPELSRRDWRMNMLSPQAQLQAPFFLGGRDVWVAYPHSSMPHEKQLMSLRGNNRHFSRAVVHHELIPGHHLQYFYNLRHQTHRQLFSTPFWMEGWALYWELYLYQRGFAQTPEDRIGMLFWRSHRAARIQFSLAFHLGTMTPQQAIELLVNEVGHERENAAAEVRRSFTGDYGPLYQAAYLLGGLQFMALRRELVESGQRSERDFHDAILKGGTMPVDLVRLRLRGELPSQDQPLWRWEG, from the coding sequence ATGCGCCGCACCCGTCTCGCCGCCGCCCTCCTCTGCGCCCTGCTCGCGCCTGCCGCGGCGCTGGGCGCACCCTCGCTGCCCAGCGAGGCCTTGGTGCCGCCGGCCTCCGAGCACGCGCCGAGTGCGCAGCTTCTCGCGCCGCAGATCCAGCGCTTCCGCGCCGACCTTGCCGCCATCGAACACGTCAATGACATCGCCTGGGGCGAGGCGCGTCGGCGCGCGCTGGGCGAGCTTTACGCGGGCTGGCTGACGCACTTGGACGGGATGGATTTCGAGGACTTGGGCCTGGAAGACCGGATCGATTGGATCCTGTTCCGCGGCGAGCTGCAGCAGCGGCAGCGTGAACTGGCGTTCGAGCGCACACGCCTGGCCGAAGCCGCGCCGCTGCTGCCTGAAGTGGTGGGCCTGATTGAACTGGCCGAAGCGCGCCGCGCTCTGCAGCAGGCCGATGGCCGCAGCAGCGCCGGCGTGCTGGAGCGCGCCCGCGCGGCGCTGGCCGACCTCGACGCGCGCATCGAGGCCAAGGACGCTGAGCTCTCGAAGCTGTCGCCCGCGGTGGCCCATCGCGCCGCCCGCGTACTCGATGCCACGCATCGCGCGCTCAAGGACTGGCATGCGCACCAGGACGGCTACGACCCCGACTTCACCCACTGGGTCAGCCAGCCCTGGCAAGCGCTCGACGCCCAGCTGCCGAAGACCGCCGAGCTTATCCGCAAGCGTTTGGCCGGGGTCGACAACCCGGAGGTGATCATCGGCGATCCGATCGGTCGCGACGCCTTGATCGCCGCGCTCACCGCCGAGCGCATTCCGTACACGCCGGAGCAGCTGGTCGAAATCAGCCGCCGCGAGCTGGCCTGGTGCCGCGAGGAAATGCAGAAGGCCGCGCGCGAGATGGGCTTCGATGACTGGCGCGAGGCGCTGGAGGCGGTGAAGCAGAAGTCGCCGCCGGTCGGACAGCAGCCGCAGCTGGTGGTCGAGCTGGCGCGCGAAGCCATCGACTACCTCACCGAACACCAGCTGGTCACCGTGCCCGAGCTGTCGCGGCGCGACTGGCGCATGAACATGCTGAGTCCGCAGGCGCAGCTGCAGGCACCGTTCTTCCTCGGCGGCCGCGATGTGTGGGTGGCCTATCCGCATTCGAGCATGCCGCACGAGAAGCAGCTCATGAGCCTGCGCGGCAACAACCGCCACTTCTCGCGCGCGGTGGTGCATCACGAGCTGATTCCCGGCCATCATCTGCAGTACTTCTACAACCTGCGCCACCAGACCCATCGCCAGCTGTTCAGCACGCCGTTCTGGATGGAAGGCTGGGCGCTGTACTGGGAGCTGTACCTGTACCAGCGCGGCTTCGCGCAGACGCCCGAAGACCGCATCGGCATGCTGTTCTGGCGCAGCCACCGCGCCGCGCGCATCCAATTCAGCCTGGCTTTCCATCTCGGCACGATGACACCCCAGCAGGCGATCGAGCTGCTGGTGAACGAGGTCGGCCACGAGCGCGAGAACGCCGCCGCCGAGGTGCGCCGCAGCTTCACCGGCGACTATGGCCCGCTGTATCAGGCGGCCTATCTGCTGGGCGGCCTGCAGTTCATGGCGCTGCGGCGCGAGCTCGTCGAGTCGGGCCAGAGGAGCGAACGCGATTTCCACGACGCCATCCTGAAGGGCGGCACCATGCCGGTCGACCTGGTCCGGCTGCGTCTGCGCGGCGAGCTGCCGAGCCAGGATCAGCCGCTTTGGCGCTGGGAGGGCTGA
- a CDS encoding IclR family transcriptional regulator: MTDRNDPAANTSTAADDTLATEAGIRAEEARDRRFVTALARGLAILRSFKRSERWLANSEIASRTGLPRPTVSRLTYTLTRLGYLEHSQKLEKYALGASVLALGHAFLAGEDVRAVAKPLMQALADEVQASVILGALDQTQMVVLEVCHGSNAFHIRREIGERLPHGTTALGRAYLAGLDRTRYDATMATLLQRVPKAKRAEVSAGVEQARHDYAAHGFVFSLGDWMPELYAVGVPLPIQGGERLLALSVNGPVYSMTRERLVGEVGPALRRARDAILQRVG, encoded by the coding sequence ATGACCGACAGGAACGACCCCGCAGCCAACACCAGCACCGCCGCCGACGACACCTTGGCCACCGAGGCCGGCATCCGCGCCGAAGAGGCGCGCGACCGGCGCTTTGTCACGGCGCTGGCGCGTGGCTTGGCGATTCTGCGCAGTTTCAAGCGCAGCGAGCGCTGGCTGGCCAACAGCGAGATCGCCAGTCGCACGGGCCTGCCGCGTCCAACCGTATCGCGCCTGACCTACACGCTTACGCGGTTGGGCTACCTGGAGCATTCGCAGAAGCTGGAGAAGTACGCGCTGGGCGCCAGCGTGCTGGCGCTGGGCCACGCGTTCCTCGCTGGTGAGGATGTCCGCGCCGTGGCAAAGCCGCTGATGCAGGCGCTTGCCGACGAAGTGCAGGCCAGCGTGATCCTGGGTGCGCTCGACCAGACCCAGATGGTGGTGCTCGAGGTCTGCCACGGCAGCAACGCCTTCCACATCCGTCGCGAGATCGGCGAGCGCCTGCCGCATGGCACCACCGCTCTGGGCCGCGCCTACCTGGCCGGGCTCGACCGGACGCGCTACGACGCCACCATGGCGACCCTGCTGCAGCGTGTACCCAAGGCCAAGCGTGCAGAGGTGTCCGCTGGCGTGGAGCAGGCGCGCCACGACTACGCGGCGCATGGCTTCGTGTTCTCGCTCGGCGACTGGATGCCCGAGCTTTATGCCGTCGGCGTGCCGCTGCCGATCCAGGGGGGCGAGCGCCTGCTGGCACTGTCCGTCAACGGCCCGGTCTACAGCATGACCCGCGAGCGTCTGGTCGGCGAAGTGGGGCCAGCGCTGCGGCGCGCTCGCGACGCCATTTTGCAGCGGGTGGGCTAG
- a CDS encoding PLP-dependent aminotransferase family protein has product MSRKAQGALLLANPPLRLKRAGLYARLRDAIIDGTLAARQRLPASRVLAGEHGLSRSTVEAVYDQLMSEGLVERHVGRGSFVTALTQPAARAAVGPFASSLRPSERGTQLGADARGREPMRLRPFNAGVPDVSAFPHQTWERCLRQAARSMPSAWLNHCDAMGYRPLREALARYLAQFRGIRADADQVLVFGSTAQAFHALCLLLLDSGDRVWCEDPGYPNAVSILTLVGAEPVPVPVDACGIDVAAGKRIAADARMAYVTPAHQYPTGARMAHERRRSLLDWAHATGAVVVEDDYDADFRYRGEPLTTLHALDGGCRTIYLGTLSKSMFLGLRVAYAVVPASLAERLANTRALLDGFPPVHAQRALARFIEEGHLSAHVRHMRRAYESKLSALLEGVQPLLAQGWEVGPADAGLHVVLFESAPGEAARVARRVDMALRPLSNYAQRSLPRNGLSLGFGGLSIEEIREGAVQLCRRIGTSNPRRA; this is encoded by the coding sequence ATGTCCCGCAAAGCACAGGGCGCGCTGTTGCTGGCCAACCCGCCCCTGCGGCTCAAGCGCGCGGGGCTGTACGCGCGACTGCGCGACGCGATCATCGACGGCACCCTGGCGGCGCGGCAGCGCCTGCCTGCCTCACGCGTGCTGGCCGGCGAGCACGGCCTCTCGCGCAGCACGGTCGAGGCCGTCTACGACCAGCTCATGAGCGAGGGCCTGGTCGAACGCCATGTCGGTCGCGGCTCCTTCGTCACCGCGCTGACGCAGCCCGCAGCGCGCGCTGCGGTCGGCCCATTCGCGTCATCGCTGCGCCCTTCCGAGCGGGGTACGCAGCTGGGGGCGGATGCGCGCGGACGCGAGCCCATGCGATTGCGGCCGTTCAACGCAGGCGTGCCGGATGTCAGCGCGTTTCCGCACCAGACCTGGGAGCGCTGCCTGCGCCAGGCGGCCCGATCGATGCCCTCAGCCTGGCTGAACCACTGCGATGCGATGGGCTACCGCCCGCTGCGCGAAGCCTTGGCCCGCTACCTCGCCCAGTTTCGCGGCATTCGCGCCGACGCCGACCAGGTGCTGGTGTTCGGCAGCACGGCGCAGGCCTTCCACGCGCTGTGCCTGCTCTTGCTCGATTCCGGCGATCGGGTCTGGTGCGAAGACCCGGGCTATCCCAACGCGGTCTCGATCCTCACGCTGGTGGGCGCCGAGCCGGTGCCTGTCCCCGTGGATGCCTGCGGCATTGACGTGGCCGCAGGCAAGCGCATCGCCGCCGACGCGCGCATGGCCTATGTGACCCCCGCGCACCAGTATCCAACCGGCGCGAGGATGGCGCATGAGCGCCGCCGCAGCTTGCTCGACTGGGCCCACGCCACCGGCGCGGTGGTGGTCGAAGACGACTACGACGCCGATTTCCGCTACCGCGGCGAGCCGCTGACGACCCTGCACGCGCTCGATGGCGGTTGCCGCACCATTTATCTCGGTACCTTGAGCAAGTCGATGTTTCTCGGTTTGCGCGTGGCCTACGCGGTGGTGCCCGCGTCGCTGGCCGAGCGCCTGGCGAATACTCGCGCGCTGCTGGACGGCTTTCCTCCCGTGCACGCGCAGAGGGCGCTGGCGCGCTTCATCGAAGAGGGACACCTGTCGGCGCACGTCCGCCACATGCGCCGTGCGTACGAGTCGAAGCTGTCCGCGCTGCTGGAGGGTGTGCAGCCCCTGCTGGCACAGGGCTGGGAGGTCGGTCCGGCCGACGCGGGGCTGCATGTGGTGCTGTTCGAATCCGCGCCGGGTGAGGCCGCGCGCGTCGCGCGCCGCGTCGACATGGCGCTGCGCCCGCTGTCGAACTACGCACAACGCAGCCTGCCGCGAAACGGCCTCTCGCTCGGGTTCGGCGGGCTGTCGATCGAAGAGATCCGCGAGGGCGCCGTACAGCTGTGCCGCAGGATCGGGACCTCGAACCCGCGCAGGGCCTGA
- the dksA gene encoding RNA polymerase-binding protein DksA, whose amino-acid sequence MKAPAKAAAASKSKSAPAKAAKPAAKPVAKSAKAVAKPAAKPAVKAAKPAAKPAAKAPAKPAAKPVPKPTAKPAPKAAAKAPAKPAAKPVAKPVAKAPAKSVAKTPAKAPATAQPAAIAKKAVTAVKSITQAIVGMVKPNTPAKPDAAPSKSATADKKPEPAAVKVSAAATPATAAKTRAAGTDASNATGNTMKPSVTKSKSSGAGSGEGTRARAVAPSRPVAQPEPLVAHQIVRVELPDGYKPKAGEEYMCPEHLEYFRQKLLNWRTELVEESKQTIDNLREEVRDVGDEAERATRETENSLELRTRDRYRKLISKIEKALKRIDDGSYGYCEETGEEIGIDRLEARPIATLCLDAQERWEHRQKLMGD is encoded by the coding sequence GTGAAAGCACCGGCCAAGGCGGCCGCAGCGTCGAAATCGAAGTCGGCTCCGGCCAAGGCAGCCAAGCCTGCGGCCAAGCCCGTAGCGAAGAGCGCCAAGGCAGTCGCAAAGCCGGCGGCAAAGCCTGCTGTCAAAGCCGCGAAACCCGCCGCCAAGCCAGCGGCGAAGGCTCCCGCGAAGCCAGCTGCCAAACCCGTTCCGAAGCCCACTGCCAAGCCAGCGCCGAAGGCGGCGGCCAAGGCCCCCGCCAAACCTGCGGCGAAGCCCGTCGCCAAACCGGTCGCCAAGGCGCCCGCCAAGTCGGTAGCGAAAACACCTGCGAAGGCGCCTGCCACCGCTCAACCGGCGGCCATCGCCAAGAAGGCGGTGACTGCGGTCAAATCGATCACCCAGGCGATTGTTGGCATGGTCAAGCCCAACACTCCCGCCAAACCGGACGCAGCGCCTTCCAAGAGCGCGACGGCCGACAAGAAACCGGAACCTGCGGCCGTTAAAGTGTCCGCCGCAGCCACCCCGGCCACTGCAGCCAAGACTCGCGCTGCGGGCACGGACGCCTCCAACGCAACAGGGAACACGATGAAGCCAAGCGTCACCAAGTCCAAGTCCAGCGGCGCCGGCAGCGGCGAAGGTACGCGCGCACGCGCGGTGGCCCCCAGCCGTCCCGTCGCCCAGCCCGAGCCGCTGGTGGCTCACCAGATCGTCCGCGTCGAGCTGCCCGACGGCTACAAGCCGAAGGCCGGCGAGGAGTACATGTGCCCCGAGCACCTCGAGTACTTCCGCCAGAAGCTCCTCAACTGGCGCACGGAGCTGGTCGAAGAGTCGAAGCAGACCATCGACAACCTGCGCGAAGAAGTGCGCGACGTCGGCGACGAAGCCGAGCGTGCCACCCGCGAGACCGAGAACTCGCTCGAACTGCGCACGCGTGATCGCTACCGCAAGCTCATCAGCAAGATCGAGAAAGCGCTCAAGCGCATCGACGACGGCTCCTACGGCTACTGCGAGGAGACCGGCGAAGAGATCGGCATCGACCGCCTCGAAGCGCGCCCGATTGCCACCCTGTGCCTCGACGCCCAGGAACGCTGGGAACATCGCCAGAAGCTGATGGGCGACTAG
- a CDS encoding SGNH/GDSL hydrolase family protein, producing the protein MTTILCFGDSITWGYDPATGQRLPRDQRWPVVLQRALGEAFEVVAEGLVNRTTNLDDSVCPDRNGLAQLPACLESHKPISVVLVMLGTNDFKARFGRSASDIAESAARLAGVARASACGPAGSQPRVILLTPPAPDPAEKYREMFAGAREKTSGLHGLYARYASWVGVEAFDAGSVTAVSPDDGIHIDARSQVRLGEALAPRVRRMLEG; encoded by the coding sequence ATGACGACGATCCTGTGTTTCGGCGACTCGATCACCTGGGGCTACGACCCCGCCACCGGGCAGCGCCTGCCGCGGGATCAGCGCTGGCCGGTCGTGCTGCAGCGGGCGCTGGGCGAGGCGTTCGAGGTGGTGGCCGAGGGCCTGGTCAACCGCACCACCAACCTCGACGACTCGGTGTGTCCGGATCGCAACGGGCTCGCCCAGCTGCCCGCCTGCCTTGAGAGCCACAAGCCGATCAGCGTGGTGCTGGTGATGCTGGGCACCAATGACTTCAAGGCCCGCTTCGGGCGCAGTGCATCGGACATCGCCGAAAGCGCGGCGCGCCTGGCGGGCGTGGCACGGGCCTCGGCCTGTGGCCCGGCGGGCTCGCAGCCACGCGTGATCCTGCTGACGCCGCCGGCTCCAGACCCCGCAGAGAAGTACCGCGAGATGTTCGCCGGCGCCCGCGAGAAGACCAGCGGCCTGCATGGGCTGTATGCGCGCTATGCGTCCTGGGTCGGAGTTGAAGCCTTCGATGCCGGCAGCGTGACGGCGGTCAGTCCCGACGACGGCATCCATATCGACGCGCGATCGCAGGTTCGATTGGGCGAAGCGCTGGCACCGCGGGTGAGGCGGATGCTGGAGGGTTGA